A DNA window from Fodinibius sp. Rm-B-1B1-1 contains the following coding sequences:
- the coxB gene encoding cytochrome c oxidase subunit II, translated as MDALKDFLLPPAKSTLAEQTDTLFWFVHGSSLILTIGLIGVLIYFVYKYRRKSEDEVTPLITHNSALEVTWSVIPLILVLIVFGWGYQVFVNQTVVPDDAYEVNVTAQKWIWQFQYENGARSTGELHVPADRPIKLIMQSNDVIHSFFVPDYRLKQDVVPGQYTEMWFNAPEPGESIIFCTEYCGDGHSDMLGNVIVHEEEEFESWLAENSGGGSKPDDLAPEKWGEQLTQEYACQTCHSTDGSDMTGPTWQGLFGHEVPLEDGSTVTADENYIRESILEPNAKVVEGYPAVMNTYQGQLNDEQINAIIEYIKTLK; from the coding sequence ATGGACGCGCTTAAAGATTTTTTATTACCACCGGCAAAATCAACGCTGGCTGAGCAGACCGATACACTCTTTTGGTTTGTACATGGCAGCAGCCTTATTTTAACGATTGGACTTATTGGTGTGCTGATTTATTTCGTGTATAAGTACCGTCGTAAATCAGAAGACGAAGTTACACCACTTATTACGCATAATAGTGCCCTCGAAGTTACTTGGTCTGTGATCCCATTAATCTTGGTTCTTATTGTGTTTGGATGGGGATATCAAGTATTCGTTAACCAAACGGTGGTACCTGATGATGCCTACGAAGTAAATGTAACAGCTCAAAAATGGATTTGGCAGTTCCAATACGAAAACGGAGCACGATCTACCGGTGAATTACATGTGCCCGCAGATCGCCCAATCAAACTGATTATGCAATCCAATGATGTAATTCACTCCTTTTTTGTGCCTGACTATCGTCTAAAACAGGATGTTGTGCCCGGCCAATATACCGAAATGTGGTTTAACGCTCCCGAACCCGGCGAATCAATCATTTTTTGTACCGAGTATTGTGGTGATGGGCACTCTGATATGCTTGGGAATGTTATTGTCCATGAAGAAGAAGAATTTGAAAGCTGGCTTGCCGAAAATTCTGGTGGCGGTTCTAAGCCTGATGATTTAGCTCCAGAAAAATGGGGAGAACAATTAACGCAAGAATATGCGTGTCAAACTTGCCACTCTACCGATGGAAGTGATATGACGGGACCAACTTGGCAAGGATTGTTTGGCCATGAAGTGCCACTGGAAGATGGCTCTACCGTTACTGCTGATGAAAATTACATCCGGGAATCAATATTAGAACCAAATGCTAAAGTTGTGGAAGGATACCCGGCGGTAATGAATACTTACCAAGGTCAGCTCAATGATGAACAGATTAATGCGATTATTGAATACATCAAAACATTGAAGTAA
- the ctaD gene encoding cytochrome c oxidase subunit I: MDTAEASSTEKKIQVQRFKPEDNPDKHFLNEETGLWSWLTTVDHKKIGIMFLGAITFFFFIGGIMALIVRTELWTPAKTFIEANTYNQVFTLHGAIMVFLFLVPAVPAALGNFILPLQLGAKDVAFPRLNLMSFYLYLGGAFVAVFAILNGGIDTGWTFYTPYSSTTGGAVTTMVFGVFIIGFSSILTGINFITTIHKLRAPGLTWDKLSLFSWSLYATSIIQILATPVLAITLALIGMERILGIGIFDPAMGGDPVLFQHFFWFYSHPAVYIMIVPGFGVVSEVITTFTRKHIFGYWAIALSSLAIAFISFLVWGHHMFVSGQASIASMIFSFLTFLVGIPTGIKMFNWTATLYKGSIDLKSPLLYIFGFFFLFLVGGLTGIVLASIALDVHLHDTYYVVAHFHFVMVGGMVMAFLAGLHYWWPKITGKMYNETLAKISCGVIFIGFNVTFLPQFVMGSQGMPRRYFNYIEQFQPFHQVSTIGSYILGLGFLLVFYYLVKSLFTGQKATANPWGSRAMEWQINTLPPLHNFHHTPVVINGPYDYHKPMEEFQLGLAHSANGHGKQSDVEVSADGKEIKAE, from the coding sequence ATGGATACAGCAGAAGCAAGTTCTACAGAAAAAAAGATTCAGGTACAACGATTTAAACCCGAGGATAATCCTGACAAACATTTCCTAAATGAAGAAACCGGTTTGTGGTCTTGGTTAACGACCGTCGATCATAAAAAGATCGGTATTATGTTTTTGGGAGCTATTACCTTTTTCTTCTTTATTGGAGGAATAATGGCTCTGATTGTACGTACCGAGCTGTGGACTCCCGCTAAAACATTTATTGAGGCCAATACCTACAACCAGGTTTTTACCCTGCATGGGGCTATTATGGTTTTTCTATTCTTAGTTCCAGCAGTACCTGCAGCACTTGGTAACTTTATCTTACCGTTACAGCTGGGTGCCAAAGATGTAGCCTTTCCCAGGCTTAACTTAATGAGCTTCTATCTTTACCTGGGAGGAGCTTTTGTTGCTGTATTTGCCATATTAAATGGTGGTATTGATACAGGATGGACATTCTACACGCCCTACTCTTCTACTACCGGTGGTGCTGTTACAACCATGGTTTTTGGTGTATTTATTATCGGGTTCTCCTCTATTCTTACGGGAATCAACTTTATCACAACCATTCACAAACTGCGCGCGCCCGGCCTAACCTGGGATAAGCTATCGCTTTTCAGCTGGAGTCTGTATGCAACAAGTATTATTCAAATTTTAGCAACACCAGTTCTTGCTATTACTCTTGCCCTTATTGGCATGGAACGTATTTTGGGCATCGGTATTTTTGATCCTGCAATGGGCGGTGATCCGGTTCTTTTCCAACACTTCTTTTGGTTCTACAGTCACCCGGCAGTATATATTATGATTGTTCCCGGTTTTGGAGTGGTTTCTGAAGTTATTACCACTTTTACACGTAAGCACATCTTTGGATATTGGGCTATTGCACTTTCATCCTTAGCAATTGCCTTTATTAGTTTCCTCGTATGGGGACATCACATGTTTGTATCCGGACAGGCTTCTATTGCATCAATGATTTTCTCATTCCTCACTTTCTTGGTTGGTATTCCAACAGGCATCAAAATGTTCAACTGGACTGCAACCTTATATAAAGGGTCAATAGATTTAAAATCACCGCTCTTATATATATTTGGATTTTTCTTCCTCTTCTTAGTTGGCGGACTAACCGGTATTGTACTTGCATCAATCGCCCTCGATGTTCACCTGCATGATACCTACTATGTAGTTGCCCACTTTCACTTTGTAATGGTAGGTGGTATGGTGATGGCTTTCTTAGCCGGCCTGCATTACTGGTGGCCTAAGATTACTGGAAAAATGTATAACGAGACATTAGCCAAAATAAGTTGTGGAGTAATCTTTATTGGATTTAACGTCACCTTTTTACCTCAGTTTGTAATGGGTTCGCAGGGAATGCCTCGACGTTATTTTAACTACATCGAACAGTTTCAACCATTCCACCAAGTATCAACGATCGGTTCATATATATTAGGACTTGGCTTCCTGCTGGTATTCTATTATTTGGTGAAATCATTATTTACCGGCCAGAAAGCTACGGCTAATCCCTGGGGTAGTCGCGCTATGGAATGGCAAATAAACACACTTCCACCACTGCACAATTTCCATCATACACCTGTTGTTATTAACGGTCCCTATGACTATCACAAGCCAATGGAAGAATTTCAGTTGGGACTTGCACACTCTGCAAATGGGCACGGCAAGCAAAGTGATGTTGAAGTAAGTGCAGATGGTAAAGAAATTAAAGCCGAATAA
- a CDS encoding cytochrome c oxidase subunit 3 family protein: MADHSSSTTHSQFFQHHFVDADQQFEAAKMGMWIFLATEILMFGGLFAAYIVFRLWYPDLFTQASAQLDTFWGAVNTVVLIGSSLTVAMAIKSAQLNQKKNIAINLGITLALAAVFMVIKYFEWTHKFHLGIYPGEFYAFEGIAHEKANVFYSLYYLMTGLHGLHVLIGMGLMSWLLWRSLKGHFDSEYYTPIEMTGLYWHLVDIIWIFLFPLFYLIE, translated from the coding sequence ATGGCAGATCATTCATCATCCACAACACATTCGCAGTTTTTTCAGCATCATTTTGTGGATGCCGATCAGCAGTTCGAAGCTGCTAAAATGGGAATGTGGATCTTCTTGGCAACTGAAATCCTGATGTTTGGCGGGCTGTTTGCAGCATATATTGTATTCCGCCTGTGGTATCCCGACTTGTTTACTCAAGCCTCGGCTCAACTCGATACCTTTTGGGGAGCAGTAAACACTGTAGTTCTTATTGGCAGTAGTTTAACGGTAGCAATGGCTATTAAATCTGCCCAATTAAATCAGAAAAAAAATATTGCCATAAATCTGGGTATTACACTGGCCTTAGCTGCTGTCTTTATGGTTATTAAATACTTTGAATGGACCCATAAATTTCACCTCGGTATCTATCCCGGTGAATTTTATGCTTTTGAAGGAATAGCCCATGAGAAAGCAAATGTGTTTTATAGTCTCTATTACCTGATGACTGGTTTGCACGGTCTTCACGTATTAATTGGTATGGGATTAATGAGTTGGTTGCTATGGAGATCCTTAAAAGGACATTTCGATAGTGAATACTACACCCCTATTGAAATGACCGGCCTCTATTGGCACTTGGTTGATATCATCTGGATTTTCCTATTCCCTCTCTTCTACTTAATTGAATGA
- a CDS encoding cytochrome C oxidase subunit IV family protein has translation MSGHHISTDKTLLGVAAALLVLTILTVGIYYIHIPTPWDIVTAMGIAVVKAGLVALFFMNLYWDERFNSMIFISGLAFLGLLIALTLMDTLFRVETIPGF, from the coding sequence ATGAGCGGACATCATATATCCACCGACAAAACATTACTCGGCGTTGCTGCCGCACTGCTGGTACTGACGATTCTCACTGTTGGCATATACTATATTCATATCCCTACACCCTGGGATATTGTTACAGCCATGGGTATTGCCGTTGTTAAAGCAGGACTTGTAGCGTTATTCTTTATGAACCTTTACTGGGATGAACGCTTTAACTCTATGATATTTATTTCAGGACTGGCATTTTTAGGGCTCCTCATAGCTCTTACCCTGATGGATACCCTATTCCGTGTGGAAACAATCCCGGGTTTCTAA
- a CDS encoding COX15/CtaA family protein, whose product MKFNRYQKVALTTVGATIFLIFVGGLVRASGAGLGCPDWPKCFGMWIPPLTPSDLPARFDASQFNVIKTWTEYINRLIGVIIGGLISITFFLSFKYRKRNPAVFYSSGSAFVMVLIQGWLGGQVVKTGLSEWLITLHMILAMLIMITLVYAVFKASKKDLTVEIPLKMNRILAGTLIVLMVSTFVQLILGTQVREVIDVLKNMTNAPPRETWIAQVGLIDEIHRSFSWIVLAAGGVLYYLTSWKLNSSLLQKLGIIVLALIGLQVLTGIGMYYLNLPPVYQVIHLTGIAFLIAAETLALLIVANANPQFPEEQRVE is encoded by the coding sequence ATGAAGTTTAATAGGTATCAAAAGGTAGCGCTTACGACAGTAGGAGCTACTATTTTTCTGATTTTTGTTGGTGGCTTAGTTCGGGCTTCCGGAGCTGGTTTGGGATGTCCTGATTGGCCGAAGTGTTTTGGAATGTGGATCCCACCGTTAACACCTTCTGATCTACCTGCTCGTTTTGATGCTTCTCAGTTTAATGTGATTAAAACATGGACGGAGTATATCAACCGTTTGATAGGAGTAATTATTGGGGGATTGATTTCAATAACGTTTTTCCTGTCTTTTAAATATCGCAAAAGGAATCCTGCGGTGTTTTATAGTTCTGGATCAGCTTTTGTGATGGTATTGATTCAAGGATGGCTTGGAGGACAGGTAGTTAAGACGGGACTTTCTGAGTGGTTGATTACCTTGCACATGATATTGGCCATGCTCATTATGATAACGTTGGTTTATGCCGTTTTTAAGGCCTCAAAAAAGGATTTAACGGTTGAGATACCTCTCAAAATGAATCGGATCTTAGCGGGTACTCTTATCGTTTTGATGGTTAGTACTTTTGTTCAATTAATTCTGGGTACGCAAGTAAGAGAAGTAATTGACGTTTTAAAGAATATGACCAATGCCCCTCCTCGCGAGACGTGGATAGCCCAAGTAGGTCTCATCGATGAAATTCATCGTAGCTTTTCGTGGATTGTATTAGCAGCAGGTGGGGTTTTATACTATTTGACCAGTTGGAAGCTAAACTCTTCATTACTACAAAAGTTAGGCATTATTGTCTTGGCGTTAATAGGCTTGCAGGTGTTGACAGGTATTGGCATGTACTATCTAAATCTGCCGCCTGTTTATCAGGTTATACACCTTACGGGTATTGCTTTTTTAATTGCTGCTGAGACCTTAGCGTTATTGATAGTGGCAAACGCTAATCCTCAATTTCCAGAAGAGCAAAGAGTGGAATAA
- the cyoE gene encoding heme o synthase, which yields MKLSTEFSLSKFFDTQKVAAYYELTKPGITFSVVASMLIGFVLGSGTHINYITLIHATLGTWLIASGTAAHNQFLEWRYDGKMKRTKKRPVPASKISPKNSVIFSLALITGGLLYLLIAVNAVAGLISLLTTVIYLGIYTPMKRVSVVNVFIGAIPGALPPVGGWAAATGHLGSTGMWLLFGIVFLWQIPHVMAIAWVCKDDYQSAGFQMLPKNDPTGIKATILIVGCLIALLPVSYGLYHIGMNSWIYLIGGLLSSVVFLYYGIIFAIDRDKPSAKNLMFASFGYLPIIWAFVIIDILIL from the coding sequence ATGAAGTTAAGCACAGAATTCTCCCTTTCAAAGTTTTTCGATACCCAAAAAGTTGCAGCTTATTACGAGCTCACCAAACCGGGTATCACCTTTAGTGTGGTAGCCAGTATGCTTATTGGATTTGTACTGGGTTCTGGCACTCACATAAACTATATCACGCTTATACATGCCACGCTGGGCACTTGGTTAATTGCCTCGGGAACGGCCGCTCACAATCAGTTTTTGGAATGGCGGTACGATGGAAAAATGAAGCGTACTAAAAAACGTCCCGTTCCAGCGAGTAAAATATCACCCAAAAATAGTGTCATATTTTCGCTCGCATTAATTACAGGTGGATTGCTATATCTACTTATCGCCGTTAATGCCGTTGCAGGACTTATCTCTCTCCTTACAACTGTTATCTACTTGGGTATTTATACCCCCATGAAACGCGTGTCTGTTGTCAATGTGTTTATTGGAGCTATTCCCGGAGCCTTGCCCCCGGTTGGTGGTTGGGCGGCAGCCACGGGCCATTTGGGAAGCACAGGCATGTGGCTCCTGTTTGGCATTGTCTTTTTATGGCAAATTCCCCACGTTATGGCTATCGCTTGGGTCTGTAAAGACGACTACCAAAGCGCCGGCTTCCAGATGCTACCAAAAAACGATCCCACAGGTATTAAAGCAACTATACTTATTGTAGGATGTTTAATTGCTCTACTTCCAGTTTCATACGGGCTGTATCATATTGGAATGAATAGCTGGATTTATTTAATCGGTGGCCTGTTAAGCAGCGTAGTATTCCTCTATTATGGAATTATCTTTGCAATAGATCGCGACAAGCCATCTGCCAAAAATTTGATGTTCGCTTCGTTCGGTTATCTTCCCATCATCTGGGCATTTGTCATTATTGATATCCTGATTCTTTAA
- a CDS encoding VCBS repeat-containing protein: MRPQVIIILLLSGIYLASCGWNLNAPDDGNGVTDPNDQPTFKNSTSEHLPSNLTGQSNGAKAVDIDNDGDWDIVIALGFESNRVLVNNGNGVFNDQTSSRLTTQSFNSQDITVADFNSDGNPDLFFASEQNQASEFSINNDFGTFTDLSNRVPVSGNFTSAEALDVDEDGSMDLFIGNRGQNILLANSGNAFFNNQTSQRLPQISDLTFDVAQTDLTGNGLPDFIVANQGPNLTLINTGSGFFENQSSNRIPYINAVEESHSITARDIDGDNDKDIYFGNTGFSEDSNPQDRLLINDGNGFFSDQTADRLPTITSNTSDAALADIDNDGDLDIVVGNYNGGLRVFINNGSGFFEDHSEDWLPEDFSPFTNDVEIADFNGDGLLDIYIAIHNKQDQLLIQQKLD, translated from the coding sequence ATGCGACCACAAGTTATCATAATCTTATTATTGAGCGGGATTTATTTGGCTTCCTGTGGATGGAATTTAAATGCCCCTGACGACGGTAACGGTGTTACTGATCCGAACGATCAACCTACCTTTAAAAACTCAACTTCTGAGCATCTTCCATCCAATTTAACGGGACAGTCTAACGGCGCAAAAGCCGTTGATATCGATAACGATGGGGATTGGGATATCGTTATCGCATTGGGTTTTGAATCTAACAGGGTGCTTGTAAATAATGGGAATGGAGTCTTCAATGATCAGACTTCTTCGCGATTAACTACCCAAAGTTTCAATTCACAAGATATTACTGTAGCAGATTTTAATTCCGACGGAAATCCCGATCTCTTCTTTGCCAGTGAACAAAATCAGGCAAGTGAATTTTCTATCAATAATGATTTCGGGACCTTTACTGACCTATCAAATCGGGTACCAGTATCAGGTAATTTCACATCTGCAGAAGCTCTCGATGTTGATGAAGACGGATCTATGGATCTATTCATTGGTAACCGGGGACAAAATATTTTATTGGCAAACTCCGGAAATGCTTTTTTTAATAACCAAACATCACAACGCCTGCCCCAAATTTCTGACCTTACGTTTGACGTTGCTCAAACTGATCTCACTGGCAATGGGCTACCTGATTTTATTGTAGCCAACCAAGGTCCAAACCTCACTTTAATAAATACCGGATCGGGATTTTTTGAAAATCAATCAAGCAATCGCATTCCATATATCAATGCCGTAGAAGAATCACATAGCATAACTGCCAGGGATATCGATGGCGACAACGATAAAGACATTTATTTTGGCAATACTGGGTTCAGCGAAGATTCCAACCCTCAAGATCGTCTTTTAATTAATGACGGCAATGGATTCTTTTCTGACCAAACTGCCGATCGATTGCCAACAATAACATCAAACACTTCTGATGCAGCCTTGGCTGACATCGATAATGACGGAGACTTAGATATCGTTGTGGGAAATTATAACGGAGGCCTTCGCGTATTTATCAATAATGGCAGTGGCTTTTTTGAGGATCATTCAGAAGATTGGTTACCGGAGGATTTTTCTCCATTTACCAACGATGTTGAAATAGCAGACTTTAATGGCGATGGACTTCTTGATATATATATTGCCATCCATAACAAGCAAGATCAACTATTGATACAACAAAAATTAGACTGA
- a CDS encoding alpha-ketoacid dehydrogenase subunit alpha/beta, which produces MSPTKTKKKSSDISYSKEQKQEFLNDYKLAFKSREASYLGRKETLTGKAKFGIFGDGKEMPQIAMAKFFKDGDFRAGYYRDQTFMMAIDQVTLQQFFAQLYAHANVDEEPHSGGRQMNAHFSTRSLNEDGSWKDLTEMKNTSPDVSPTAGQMSRLLGLAEASKVYRNHESLLDDEHFQKFSEEGNEVAWGTIGDASTSEGVFWETINAAGVLQVPMVMSVWDDGYGISVPRKYQTTKESISEVLKGFQRTEEEEGFEILKVNAWDYPALLETYEKAAQIAREDHVPVLVHVTEVTQPQGHSTSGSHERYKSEERLEWEEEYCCLNKTRGWLIEEEIATEDEISTIEEEAKEEVKEAQKAAWKSFTSELKGELNTVVELVESLADQSTKSDELKTVIKDMKAPMVPLRKYVVSGVRKALRITRDENLSAKDDLKAWLKESNQANSYRYDSYLYSEGDESPLNIEEIPPVYSDDPKSVDGRVVLRDNFDKLFEKYPETLVFGEDTGKLGDVNKGLENMQDKYGELRVSDTGIREATILGQGIGMALRGLRPIAEIQYLDYLLYCFQGLSDDLATVRYRSMGGQKAPLIVRTRGHRLEGIWHTGSPMGMIINGVRGVHVCVPRNLTDAAGMYNTLLQGDDPALVIEPLNAYRLKEDLPENLGEFTVPLGIPNVISGGTDITIVSYGATCNICESILPELEEVGISAELIDVRTLLPFDRNHDIVESLKKTNRILFVDEDVPGGASAFMMNKVIQEQKGYYYLDSEPQCLTAKEHRGAYGSDGDYFSKPSEEDIFEAVYALMSEANPAKYPPIYE; this is translated from the coding sequence ATGTCACCTACAAAAACGAAGAAGAAGTCATCGGATATCTCTTATTCCAAGGAGCAGAAGCAAGAGTTTTTAAATGACTATAAGTTGGCATTTAAAAGCAGGGAAGCTTCTTATTTAGGACGTAAAGAAACATTAACAGGCAAAGCCAAGTTTGGAATTTTTGGTGACGGTAAGGAGATGCCGCAGATTGCGATGGCCAAATTTTTTAAAGATGGTGATTTTCGTGCCGGATATTATCGTGATCAGACGTTTATGATGGCGATTGATCAGGTTACTTTGCAGCAGTTTTTTGCACAGCTTTATGCGCATGCTAATGTCGACGAGGAGCCTCATTCTGGTGGACGTCAGATGAATGCACATTTTAGCACTCGTAGTTTAAATGAGGATGGCAGCTGGAAAGATCTTACGGAGATGAAAAATACGTCGCCGGATGTTTCTCCCACTGCGGGACAGATGTCACGGCTGCTTGGATTAGCTGAAGCATCAAAAGTGTATCGGAATCATGAATCACTTTTGGACGATGAGCATTTTCAAAAATTTTCCGAAGAGGGCAATGAAGTAGCTTGGGGAACAATCGGTGACGCCAGCACTTCGGAAGGGGTTTTCTGGGAGACCATAAATGCAGCGGGCGTGTTACAGGTGCCGATGGTGATGTCGGTCTGGGATGATGGATATGGCATTTCTGTCCCACGAAAGTATCAGACTACCAAAGAAAGTATTTCGGAAGTTTTAAAAGGTTTTCAGCGTACCGAGGAGGAAGAAGGGTTTGAGATCCTAAAAGTAAATGCCTGGGATTATCCGGCTTTATTAGAAACGTATGAAAAAGCGGCTCAGATCGCACGCGAAGACCATGTACCGGTATTAGTGCATGTGACAGAAGTTACGCAGCCACAGGGACATTCGACTTCGGGATCTCACGAGCGATATAAATCAGAAGAGCGCTTGGAATGGGAAGAAGAGTATTGCTGCCTAAATAAGACTCGCGGTTGGCTTATTGAGGAAGAAATAGCCACTGAAGATGAAATTTCTACAATCGAAGAAGAAGCCAAAGAGGAAGTAAAGGAGGCACAAAAAGCGGCTTGGAAATCGTTTACTTCGGAGCTGAAAGGAGAACTTAACACGGTTGTAGAACTGGTCGAGAGCTTGGCTGATCAAAGTACAAAAAGTGATGAGCTGAAGACTGTTATTAAAGATATGAAAGCCCCAATGGTGCCATTGCGAAAATATGTGGTTTCGGGCGTTCGTAAAGCATTACGAATAACGCGTGATGAAAATTTATCAGCCAAAGATGATTTAAAGGCGTGGCTAAAAGAAAGTAATCAAGCCAACAGTTACCGTTATGATAGTTATTTATACAGTGAAGGAGATGAATCACCGCTAAATATAGAAGAGATCCCACCTGTTTATAGCGACGATCCTAAAAGTGTAGATGGTCGTGTCGTTTTGCGAGATAACTTTGATAAGCTTTTCGAGAAGTATCCTGAAACACTTGTCTTTGGGGAAGATACCGGGAAACTTGGTGATGTTAATAAAGGCCTTGAAAATATGCAGGATAAGTACGGTGAGCTGCGTGTCAGTGATACCGGTATCCGGGAGGCTACTATTTTAGGCCAGGGAATTGGGATGGCGCTGCGAGGCCTGCGTCCCATTGCGGAAATTCAATATCTTGATTATCTGCTGTATTGTTTCCAGGGATTGAGTGATGATCTTGCCACAGTTCGTTATCGAAGTATGGGCGGCCAGAAGGCGCCGTTAATTGTTCGTACGCGAGGGCATCGCTTGGAGGGAATCTGGCACACTGGTTCGCCGATGGGAATGATAATCAATGGGGTTAGAGGAGTGCACGTTTGCGTTCCACGAAACCTTACTGATGCAGCAGGAATGTATAATACGTTACTTCAGGGGGATGATCCGGCCTTGGTTATTGAACCCCTGAATGCTTATCGCTTGAAGGAAGATTTGCCTGAAAATTTAGGTGAATTTACAGTACCGCTTGGTATACCAAATGTTATTTCGGGTGGAACAGATATTACGATTGTATCCTATGGGGCTACATGCAATATCTGTGAGTCGATATTACCGGAGTTAGAAGAGGTAGGGATCTCAGCAGAACTGATTGACGTGCGAACTCTGTTGCCGTTTGATCGCAATCACGATATTGTGGAATCCCTCAAGAAAACCAACCGTATTCTTTTTGTAGATGAGGATGTACCCGGCGGTGCTTCAGCCTTTATGATGAACAAGGTGATCCAAGAACAGAAGGGTTATTATTATTTAGACTCTGAGCCGCAGTGCTTGACTGCAAAAGAACATCGTGGGGCGTATGGTTCTGATGGAGATTATTTCTCTAAGCCCAGCGAGGAAGATATTTTTGAGGCCGTTTACGCGTTGATGAGTGAGGCAAATCCGGCGAAGTATCCGCCTATTTATGAATAA
- a CDS encoding class II fumarate hydratase, translated as MSEFRIETDSMGEVKVPKDAYYGAQTQRAVDNFPVSSIPFSRGFIEALGLVKKNAAKVNGALGELDDGVSEAIQKAASEVAEGQFDDHFPIDIFQTGSGTSTNMNANEIIAKRANELKGDDVETQIHPNDHVNYGQSSNDVIPTSIRIAAILAVKSNLMPALKHLKEAFEEKGEEFADVVKTGRTHLMDAMPVTIKQEFDGYARQLELGVKRLESALERITELPQGGTAVGTGLNTNPDFGAEMAKSLSEEIGVDLSEAKNHFEAQSTVDAPVELSSQLKTIATGLMKIGNDLRWMNSGPNSGIGEIKLEALQPGSSIMPGKINPVIEESITMVCAQVIGNDSAITVAGQSGNFELNVMLPVVAHNLLESINILGNAVRNLADRSVSRLTVNEERVADMVGRNPVLVTALNPLIGYDQAAKIAKKAFSESRPVKEVAREMTDLSDEELDKALDPIKMTKGGFME; from the coding sequence ATGAGTGAATTTCGTATTGAAACTGATTCCATGGGAGAAGTTAAAGTACCAAAAGATGCATATTATGGTGCGCAAACGCAGCGTGCTGTTGATAATTTCCCGGTTAGCAGTATCCCTTTTAGCCGCGGATTTATTGAGGCCTTAGGTTTGGTAAAGAAAAATGCTGCAAAGGTAAACGGCGCACTCGGTGAGCTTGATGATGGCGTATCCGAAGCTATTCAGAAAGCGGCCTCAGAAGTGGCTGAAGGTCAGTTTGATGATCATTTTCCTATCGATATTTTTCAGACAGGATCGGGAACATCCACCAATATGAATGCTAATGAAATTATTGCCAAGCGGGCTAATGAGCTTAAGGGCGATGATGTGGAGACTCAGATCCATCCCAATGATCACGTAAATTATGGGCAAAGTTCGAATGACGTTATCCCAACCTCTATTCGAATTGCGGCAATTCTGGCAGTCAAAAGTAATTTGATGCCGGCGCTTAAACATCTTAAAGAGGCTTTTGAAGAAAAAGGCGAAGAGTTTGCTGATGTCGTAAAAACAGGCCGCACGCACTTGATGGATGCAATGCCGGTGACTATCAAACAGGAATTTGATGGCTATGCTCGTCAGTTAGAACTTGGTGTTAAACGTCTTGAATCTGCTTTGGAACGAATTACGGAACTTCCACAGGGAGGTACTGCGGTTGGTACGGGCTTGAATACTAATCCGGATTTCGGAGCCGAAATGGCCAAGTCATTATCTGAAGAAATTGGTGTTGATCTTAGCGAAGCTAAAAATCATTTTGAGGCTCAATCCACGGTTGATGCGCCTGTGGAGCTAAGCAGTCAGCTTAAAACGATTGCAACCGGATTGATGAAAATTGGGAATGACTTGCGCTGGATGAATTCCGGACCTAATAGTGGAATTGGTGAAATTAAGCTTGAAGCGCTACAACCAGGTTCTTCAATTATGCCGGGCAAAATTAATCCCGTGATCGAAGAGTCAATTACAATGGTGTGTGCACAAGTGATCGGAAACGATTCGGCCATCACAGTAGCAGGGCAGTCCGGCAATTTTGAATTGAATGTTATGTTGCCAGTTGTCGCTCATAATTTATTAGAGTCGATAAATATTTTAGGCAATGCTGTTCGCAACTTGGCTGATCGCTCGGTATCACGGTTAACGGTTAATGAAGAACGTGTTGCTGATATGGTGGGACGGAATCCGGTATTGGTTACCGCTCTAAACCCCTTAATTGGATATGACCAAGCGGCAAAAATTGCAAAAAAGGCATTTTCTGAAAGTCGTCCCGTTAAAGAGGTAGCCCGTGAGATGACGGATTTAAGTGACGAGGAGCTTGACAAAGCCCTTGATCCTATTAAAATGACAAAAGGTGGATTTATGGAGTAA